From one Ochrobactrum vermis genomic stretch:
- a CDS encoding ArsR/SmtB family transcription factor codes for MSSSDTDDLIFKALAHPRRRAILDRLKDEPRTTGMLCEMLADLDRCTVMQHLKVLEDADLIIVRREGRERWNLLNSLPIKRVHDRWISEYAAHAMTILNRLKSDLSQSS; via the coding sequence ATGTCAAGCAGCGATACGGACGATCTGATTTTCAAGGCGCTGGCCCATCCGCGCCGCCGCGCAATCCTCGACCGGCTAAAGGACGAGCCGCGCACCACCGGCATGTTGTGTGAGATGTTAGCGGACTTGGATCGCTGCACAGTCATGCAGCATCTGAAGGTGCTCGAAGATGCTGATCTGATCATCGTCAGGCGGGAGGGGCGCGAGCGGTGGAACCTGCTCAATTCCCTACCGATCAAACGCGTACATGATCGCTGGATCAGCGAGTACGCCGCCCACGCGATGACAATCCTCAATCGATTGAAATCCGATCTATCGCAGAGCTCCTGA